TTCCACATATTTTGCAAGAATATGGCTTCTCACCCGTATGAGTTCTCATATGGGCCTTCAACTGCGAAGTCCGAATGAAGCTTTtcccacatgttttgcaagaatgcGGCCTTTCACCTGTATGGGTTCTCATGTGGACTCTCATGGCATAACCAAATCTGAAATCTCTCCCACATATTTTGCAAGAATacggcttctcacctgtgtggatgcCTAAGTGAACGTTTAATGATGATTTTAGGCTGAATATTTTCCCACAGATGTCGCATGTAAAGGGTTTTTCACCTGTGTGGATGATCAGGTGTCTTTGCAAATGTGACTTATACTGAAAAGCTTTCTCACACATGTCACATTGTAAAAACGTGTTATCCGTGTGAGTGTTACTGTGAATCTTTGACATACTGGGGTTAGATTGACTCTTAGTATGACTGTTTCTTTtgtagattattttctttacttttggcTTTGCATTTTTAGTTGATCTCAAGACTCCAGTCTTGCCTTGTTTGTGATCTTGGCTCTCAGTTTTATGAGAAATGTTAGCGAGGTGATGGAGATCACTTTTTGGTACGGATACCACAGACCTTACAACTGGTAAATTGAATGTGTCATCGGGGTTGCAGTTCAGAGTCTGATCCTCACTGTGGTCACTTTCCTCATCACTAGGAGTCAACACAAAGGTCTCAGTCTCCTGCTTCAGttcaagctgctctccctcctgactggtgcagggttcctcctgttcctctttaacctgtggaggctctgggtcctcttggtccagactggagttcctctcctgaacacagagctgctggtcagagagaacctcctcctcctcacagacatGTTGCTTTGGGAGCTCTggagggacagaaaacaaaataaataggatACTACTGGGATGATAGAAGACATACAAACACGTATTTAACCCATTTGGGTCAATATTGAGTAATATTACCCTATTTTTTTTAGACcattacattttcacacaccTATCCTGTGTAGCTTTATTGCAGGTTTCCAAACGATATCCAGCAGTCTGCGCTGTCGGTCGATCTCTTCCTCGTATTCATCAATCGCTTCTTTTAAGACTCCGAATAtttcttctgcagcagcagagagtcgCTCGTTCACAAACTCTCTCAAATACTCAACTGAAGACATTGTTGACTGAAATATATTATATCTCAGCGAATACCATCCATCAATAGTGCTGACAATAATATCACTTCTATCGTTAacgtccttcttcttcttcgtcttcttctttaCTGGGGTTTTAATGCATCTGCTGTATTTTGTTGCTGCGACCTTCTGGAAATAGTCCGGTACTACatcatctttattttctcattcaTCCTTTCTATAAACCAGTGCGTTTCccaaaaaaacctcaaacatTCATGTCGCTCCTCTATATTCCCCTTCATTCTCTACAACACTTATTACTGATATTTCTGTCAATCCCTTTTTCCTCATTTCAGTTTACATCACTTCTCTTTCTTCCCCCAAAAGCAAACTGGGACAGATAATCAGAGAGCATTAAAAAATCTATTGCTCTATAATTTTAATGGTATTGTAGCAAATCCATTTCCTCAGTTTTCTTCTACAACTTAATGTGTTGGTATTTATCTCCCTTTATATGCACTAtggaaaaataaactattttaagaATTATAATGCAAGCACATTAGATGAATCAGATAGGGCAAATTGTGAAATACAATATCAAAATCCCACTCCAGTTTGAATAAAATTAAACTCTACATGTTGTTGCATAGCTTCTCATCTTTGATTTGTTGTCTGTAGTTatgtgtgataaaaaaaaaaaacgttttaatatctaaatatattttgatttaagatttgattttgattaaaacAGATTGCAAGAGTTAAAGTAAGTGTTGATATAAGGGGGTGTAAAAACACTTgtttaaagaaaaggaaattttcattcattttgatgaaTAAAATGCACAAATGCACCAAATGACTACTATTTAGCACCACTGCTTGCATTTGTAGTTGCATTATTTGGGTCTCATACTGTCATAATATCATATTAAGCATTGCTGGCAGCAGTAACTGCAGAAACTTAAGATATTGCTGAAATAATCTTCcagtaaacacaagattttccAGGATATATAAtttgtttctcttattttctgtgACTGGGAAATTGATAAActgtttcacagatttgtttaaGTGCCTggaaaataatctgttttaacCTGGTTAACATGGACATAGTTTAAGAAGCCATCATATCAAATAAGCTAActatatggttttttttttttaatcttactGACCAAGATAACTTAAGCTGTCAAGTAAATGTAGTGGACTTAAAAGGACACCTTTCAAATGTAATcaataaagtaaagtaacaaaaaaaaacatactcaaatgtgtttatttctttggtTTCGGCTGTGCATTTATAGTTGATCCTGAGTTACGATGGTTGCCACTGTTCCATGttgagagggtggagctggTTACTTTTATTAggttttacattattatacattagtatcaatacaatatttttacaaTAACATAGCACAGGTTCTGCATTTTGTGTCCCCTTAGAAAGTGTATCATGTTGAaccaatcacaaaaaaacaacaatcttttcccaAAGGTGTTTTTATTAAGACTTCTGACCATTGTGGGCTCTTCTCCTGTGGACCACCAAGCCACTATCATATCTGAaattttttccacatattttgCAAGAATATGGCTTCTCACCCGTATGAATTCTCATATGGGCCTTCAACTGCGAAGTCCGACTGAAGCTTTtcccacatgttttgcaagaatgcGGCCTTTCACCTGTGTGGGTTCTCATGTGGACTCTCATGGGATAATCAAGTCTGAAATCTCTCCCACATATTTTGCAAGAATacggcttctcacctgtgtggatgcCTAAGTGAACGTTTAATGATGATTTTAGGCTGAATATTTTCCCACAGATGTTGCAAGTATACGGCTTGCCATCCGAGTGAGATTTCATGTGGAGCGCTAAGCAGCTACTCCATTTAAAACCTTtcccacatgttttgcaagaaaaCGGCTTTTGAGTGTGAGCTCTTCTCATGTGGCCCAACAAGCCATTATTGTGTCTGAACTCTCTTCCACACGTTTTACATGAATATGGCTTCTCCCCTGTGTGTATTCTCATATGCTCGGTCAATGTTGTTGTCCGACTGAATCTCTTCCCACAGATGTCGCATGTAAAGGGTTTTTCACCTGTGTGGATGATCAGGTGTCTCTGCAAATGTGACTTATACTGAAAAGCTTTCTCACACGTGTCACATTGAAAAAACGTGTTATCTGTGTGAGTGTTACTGTGAATCTTTGACATACTGGGGTTAGATTGACTCTTAGTGTGACTGTTGCTTTTGTAAATGATTTTCTTTACTCCATTCTTGCCTTGTTTGTGATCTTGGCTCTCAGCTTTATGATAAATGTTAGAGAGGTGCTGGAGCTCACTTTTTGGTACGGATACCACAGACCTTATAACTGGTGAATTGACTGTGTCATCAGGGTTGCAGTTCAGAATCTGATCTTTATTGTGGTCACTTTCCTCATCACTAGGAGTCAACATAAAGGTCTCAGTCTCCTGCTTCAGttcaagctgctctccctcctgactggtgcagggttcctcctgttcctctttaacctgtggaggctctgggtcctcttggtccagactggagttcctctcctgaacacagagctgctggtcagagagaacctcctcctcctcacagacatGTTGCTTTGGGAGCTCTGGaagggacagaaaacaaaataaataggatACTATTGTGATGACAGAAGACatacaaacatgtatttaacCCATATGATCATTATTGAGTCATATTAGACcattacattttcacacaccTATCCTGTGTAGCTTTATTGCAGGTTTCCAAACGATATCCAGCAGTCTGCGCTGACGGTCGACCTCTTCCTCGTACTcaacaatagttttttttaatactccgaatatttcttgagcagcagcagagagtctCTCATTGACAAACTCTCTCAAAAACTCAACTGAGGACATTGTTGCTTAGTTacaattgaaataatgatcTGCGCCTCCTTAAGGCTCAAGCTGCTAGCGCATGTGTTGTTTACTTCTGCTTGGTGTCACACTGTTAAGTTCCGACGTGGAATTCAGCCCCAACAACGTTCCGCTTGCAATTATGGTTGTGCATTTGTCTTGCTGGTCGTATTGCCTAATTTCTCAGAGTTCCAAAACCCACACTACCATACTTCTTAGTATGCCAGAAGAAGATGTCCCAATATATAAGTACTGCGTTCCATTTTGCACACTTATTTCTTTTTAGTACATACCAGAGTTTCCCTTATCATGTATATACTATTGCATGCATTTTGTGTTGAGACAAACTTGTAAATATTAACATAGATAATTAAATAGGAATAACTCAATAAGCACCAGTTTTGCTTATTTGATTATAGACATTTATTACAACACAAATCTGGCCAGAGAAAGTCTTGGTACAGCATGCATAGACACAGCCCTACCAAAAACTCAAGACGAACAGGAAATTCACACAGCTTTACAGTGTATATACCACATCATACATAATACAATCCCCATACTTCGGAGGAAGCAATACAatgttgtgtgtatttcttgATTCAGACTGTTGGATTCAGGAATATCTACAAGGTcctaatattattttaatgccAAGTGTGACTGacaggaatttaaaaaatatcgaGCAGATAAATATTATCATGTGAACTTATATGataacatttgtattcatttttaatttatctaCAAACGTCACCTTATATCAAATTGAACCATTCACAAAATGCTTTAGTGTTGCTAACAGCAATATGAGTTTCACTATACTGCGAAGGAAAAATAAAcgaattaattaaacaaaacttGATGGCGTTGTTGAAGATGTACtacttaatttaaataaaatattgtggCCTCTTCTTTATGGGAAACTTTTAACATTCAACCATAAAGATGATGCCATTACAAAAGTGTATTCCTATTTACTGAAAGAAAACTCCAGAGGGTTTGATGGGTTGTCCTGTTTATGGATAGTTTTGTCAGGTCTGACATTTAAGATAACATTTTTCCCACAAGTACTGCATTCATGTGGTTCTTTGCTTGTGTGGGTTTAACTAggaggtttttgttttatacCTTTCCAATTCTAAAATGACTAAGAATATTTTCCTACATATTTTGCTTTAATGACTTCTCACCTGTATGGACTCTTTTGTGAGTCTTCAATTGTGATGTCCAACTAAATGTTTtcccacatgttttgcaagaatatggcttctcacctgtATGGACCCTTGAATGGGCCTTCAATAGTTTTTCCCAACTGAATTTTTTCCCACATGTGTTGCAAGAATACGGTTTCTCACCTGTATGGATTCTCATGTGAGTGATCAATATTGATTTCCGATTAAATTTTTTCCCGCAGGTTTTGCAAGAATACGGTTTCTCACCTGTATGGATTCTTAAATGAGATCTCAATAGTGATGTCCGACTGAATATTTTCCCACAGCTGTTGCAAGAATACGGTTTCTCACCTGAGTGTATTTTTGCATGAGCGTTCAATGTTGAAATTTGACTGAATATCTTCCCACAGGTGATACAGGGATATggtttctcacctgtgtgtacTCTCATATGACTGTTCAATGTTGATGACCTACTAAATCTTTTTCCACACGTGTCACATGAatatggcttctcacctgtATGGATTCTCAGGTGTCTCTCAAGTGTTGATTTatacttaaaatgttttccacatGTGTCACATTGCAAAAACTCTTTACCAGTGCTTGTAATACAGTGGATTGGTGAAATAATCGGGTTGTACACATTGTGACCCTGACTGTTGCTTTTGTGATGTATTTTCTTAAGTTCATTAGTGGATTCAGAGCATCTACGATTCCCTCCTTTCTGATCTTGGCTTTTATCTGCATGAGAGTTGTGTGAGAGGAGCTGGTGGTCCTCGTTTGGTTCCGGTACTACAGACCTTTCAACTGAAGTGTAGCCTAGAGGTGTTTCTTCCACCATACTCTGATTTTCATCGCTACTCATGTTCAGAGTCTGATCTTTACTGTGGTCACTTTCCTCATAACTAGGAGTCAACATAAAGGTCTCAGTCTCCTGCTTCAGttcaagctgctctccctcctgactggtgcagggttcctcctgttcctctttaacctgtggaggctctgggtcctcttggtccagactggagttcctctcctgaacacagagctgctggtcagagagaacctcctcctcctcacagacatGTTGCTTTGGGAGCTCTggagggacagaaaacaaaataaataggatACTACTGGGATGATAGAAAATTgactgaacaaacaaatgcaatgcGTTTTCTATTTTAACTATCAGGATCATATATGAATCAaatcaattctttttttcaagaacCATTCATATTAAACACACCTATCCTGTGTAGCTTTATTGCAGGTTTCCAAACGACATCCAGCAGTCTGCGCTGACGGTCGACCTCTTCCTCGTACTGGAAGatagttttttcaaagactCCGAATATTTCTTGAGCAGCGGCAGTGAGTCGCTCGGTGACAAACTCTCTCAAAGACTCAACTGAGGACATTGTTGGAATAATTACCTCCGCAACGTCTACAATATCGTTTTTTACAGCCAGCTCCACACGTGCGAGCAGCTGACGATACAGGCTcttgtgttgtttacttccGCTGGATGTCACACTGATAAGTTCCGACGGTGGACGAGAGTTATTTTATCTTTccgctttaaaaaaatgtgcttgAACATCTGTCTGGTTTCATCTCACAGGGACATGAATctatttttttagttattttgaggaaaacatttaaaataattataaaaaacatataagaagagatggaggaactTTACACAGGTAggtaaaagtaacaataacactgtgaaaaaatatacatgaatTCAAATTTTAGTAATCTTAACAAATTACTACCAGCCAAAGATTAATTGAAGTATACAAACACCCTAATAAGTAGTAGTCAACACAAGGAAACCTCCTTGTTACAGAATGTAAAGTTGTTAGTGAACAAATCTGCAATATTTTAGTCTGTACCACCACAGTTTGAACCACTTCCTATCAGCTAAAGGCTATTATTTTGCCAGTAAATGCCCAGATAGGTcaacactgaaaagaaaagaaatatgcatacattttgaaCACAAAATATAAGGTGGGGTAAAGCGTGCATACAGAGTGGTTTCAGAGTTTAATGTCCATTAGTAGAAAAATAATAGCAGTGTAATGCTTCCAGGTTCATCAATACAGCATTTGCGTACATgcagttacattccaccacatCTTGCTCAACTCGAGGCAGCTCCACTGCTCAAACTATTGATATGCATCAGCTACGGTATTATATCAAAAATGAACCATCTAAAGCCGGTGATTTGCAACATTAAAACACTTCTTGCGTGGTATAACTTAACACTCGTAAAAGaacaattcttcacaataaCTATTTTTACTCTTGATGTGAGTGAAACACATCTGCAGCTTTGATGAACGGAATATACTTAAAGCTTTAGACCTCAGTGTGAATCTGGTATTCTTACTTCATCACCTCACAAAGCTTTGTTGTTAGAACACATACATGAGATCGAAAAACACCGTTTTATTGTTCACTTCCCTTTGAGCACTGATCATTACAATTCATTCAATTTTTATTACTATTGCTTTGGCTGATTTGTGACAGCACCATGTAGCACTCCATAtacaatatttgtttgtgtgccgcctttaaaatcaaaaacaactaTAATTTCATCAAGTTCATACGAttacaaaatacatacaaacataaaataaatgatactttgtagataaaaaaataGTTGTCTCATTGTAATGATGACAACAGATGACAATACAGAGAGAGGGTTTCTCTCGCTAACAACAACGTTCACAATCCACTCATATTACTAGAGAATATACAAAttctaaaaccaaaagaaaaatctaattggtcaaacatttttaagaacTATGAACTCAAGAACTGAATTGTCTCccatatatttttcaaattcaaaataacTTGTCTGTATGCAATCTTACATGCTTTGCCAAATGAGACGCCGATAAGCATCTCTTCCCGCAGGTCTTGCAGATGAACGGCTTCTCTACGGTGTGGACGTTTCTCGTGTGACGCAATAAGGCACTATTACGGATAAAACATTTCCCACAGGTTTTGCAGATGAACGGCTTCTCCACGGTGTGGACGTTTCTCGTGTGACGCAGTAAGGCAAAATTACGGGTAAAACATTTCCCACaggttttgcaagaatgtggcttcaagatctcacctgtgtggatctTCATATGAACTTTCAATGTTGATTTCTCACTGAATCGTTTCCCACATacgttgcaagaatgtggcttctcacctgtgtgtgttctcatgtgggCCACCAAGTGACTATTAGATGGAAAACtctttccacatgttttgcaagaatgtggcttcatgTTTTCACCTGTGTGGATTTTCATATGAAAGTTCACTGCTGATTTCTTACTGAATCGTTTCCCACATacgttgcaagaatgtggcttctcacctgtgtggatctGCATGTGATCTTTCAATGTTGATTTCTCACGGAATCGTTTCCCACATacgttgcaagaatgtggcttctcacctgtgtgtgttctcatgtggcGCACCAAGTGACAATTTTGTCGAAAAgcttttccacatgttttgcaagaatgtggcttcaagTTCTCACCTGTGTGCGTTCTCATGTGGACCACCAACTGACTATTCCGTCGAAAAgtgtttccacatgttttgcaagaatgtggcttcaagttctcacctgtgtgtgttctcagatgTCTGAAAAAATTTGACTTAAACTTGAATTCTTTCGCACATGTGTCGCACTTGAATAACGGTTTTGGCTCTGCATCACTAGTGGATTCAGAGGATCCATGCTCGCCTCCTTTCTGATCTTGGCTTTTATCTGCATGAGAGTTGTGTGAGAGGAGCTGGTGGTCCTCGTTTGGTTCCGGTACTACAGAGCTTTCAACTGAAGTGTAGCCTAGAGGTGTTTCTTCCACCACACTCTGATTTTCATCGCTACTCATGTTCAGAGTCTGATCTTTATTGTGATCACTTTCCTCATAACTAGGAGTCAACACAAAGGTCTCAGTCTCCTGCTTCAGttcaagctgctctccctcctgactggtgcagggttcctcctgttcctctttaacctgtggaggctctgggtcctcttggtccagactggagttcctctcctgaatacagagctgctggtcagagagaacctcctcctcctcacagacatGTTGATTTGGGAGCTCTGGAAGGGAAgacaccaaaataaatatgagaataCTCTGATGGTAAAGAAGAGAATGCAAACAGTGCAATCACATGAAACCAGGCATACAGCACACTGGATACCACGACAGTAGACGAGGACAGGACGGTAAAATAAGGTGAACCTGGAAGAGAATAACAACATCGGTCTtggataaaatattaa
This sequence is a window from Anoplopoma fimbria isolate UVic2021 breed Golden Eagle Sablefish chromosome 13, Afim_UVic_2022, whole genome shotgun sequence. Protein-coding genes within it:
- the LOC129101494 gene encoding zinc finger protein 93-like, producing MSSVESLREFVTERLTAAAQEIFGVFEKTIFQYEEEVDRQRRLLDVVWKPAIKLHRIELPKQHVCEEEEVLSDQQLCVQERNSSLDQEDPEPPQVKEEQEEPCTSQEGEQLELKQETETFMLTPSYEESDHSKDQTLNMSSDENQSMVEETPLGYTSVERSVVPEPNEDHQLLSHNSHADKSQDQKGGNRRCSESTNELKKIHHKSNSQGHNVYNPIISPIHCITSTGKEFLQCDTCGKHFKYKSTLERHLRIHTGEKPYSCDTCGKRFSRSSTLNSHMRVHTGEKPYPCITCGKIFSQISTLNAHAKIHSGEKPYSCNSCGKIFSRTSLLRSHLRIHTGEKPYSCKTCGKKFNRKSILITHMRIHTGEKPYSCNTCGKKFSWEKLLKAHSRVHTGEKPYSCKTCGKTFSWTSQLKTHKRVHTGEKSLKQNM
- the LOC129101496 gene encoding zinc finger protein 625-like is translated as MSSVEYLREFVNERLSAAAEEIFGVLKEAIDEYEEEIDRQRRLLDIVWKPAIKLHRIELPKQHVCEEEEVLSDQQLCVQERNSSLDQEDPEPPQVKEEQEEPCTSQEGEQLELKQETETFVLTPSDEESDHSEDQTLNCNPDDTFNLPVVRSVVSVPKSDLHHLANISHKTESQDHKQGKTGVLRSTKNAKPKVKKIIYKRNSHTKSQSNPSMSKIHSNTHTDNTFLQCDMCEKAFQYKSHLQRHLIIHTGEKPFTCDICGKIFSLKSSLNVHLGIHTGEKPYSCKICGRDFRFGYAMRVHMRTHTGERPHSCKTCGKSFIRTSQLKAHMRTHTGEKPYSCKICGKDFRYDSGLVVHRRRAHNGQKS
- the LOC129100697 gene encoding zinc finger protein OZF-like, giving the protein MRPKGVATCALGLIAHTQTHSMEIRKDNKQTFCIQERNSSLDQEDPEPPQVKEEQEEPCTSQEGEQLELKQETETFVLTPSYEESDHNKDQTLNMSSDENQSVVEETPLGYTSVESSVVPEPNEDHQLLSHNSHADKSQDQKGGEHGSSESTSDAEPKPLFKCDTCAKEFKFKSNFFRHLRTHTGENLKPHSCKTCGNTFRRNSQLVVHMRTHTGENLKPHSCKTCGKAFRQNCHLVRHMRTHTGEKPHSCNVCGKRFREKSTLKDHMQIHTGEKPHSCNVCGKRFSKKSAVNFHMKIHTGENMKPHSCKTCGKSFPSNSHLVAHMRTHTGEKPHSCNVCGKRFSEKSTLKVHMKIHTGEILKPHSCKTCGKCFTRNFALLRHTRNVHTVEKPFICKTCGKCFIRNSALLRHTRNVHTVEKPFICKTCGKRCLSASHLAKHVRLHTDKLF